Sequence from the Molothrus aeneus isolate 106 chromosome 15, BPBGC_Maene_1.0, whole genome shotgun sequence genome:
TGCTGGGACTGTTATCCCTCCACCTCGCGGTTTttaatgcttttccttttcagggatggagcagaacagaagaACCACGCTGGAACAtcacaagggaaaggaaataaatatgaCACCCCAGGACTGTGAGAGTTCCCtgaggagccctgcctggagtTTCCTTCCCCCATCACCTCCCAGAACCAGTCACTACCCCCAGTGCCCGAGTTTAACCCATCACTGCCACCACAGGAGGTGAATTCCCCCGACTCCAGCACCCACCTGCCAGACCCCACTTGCTGCCATGCCCCCCCCTCAGCTGGGAAGATTCCAAACCTCCAAACCActcatttttctccccaaagACAGGGACCAGGTGGAATTTTGAGTACCAGTTTGctcagggaaaggctgggaggaGAAATTACTGTCACCAGGCTTTGAGCCCCCTGagcactgtccccagcctggccgTACAGATCCCAGCACTGGTGACAGGTCTGGCctgcccaggaggagctggaggagctcctGCATGAATTATTGATGATTCTTCAGGAATAAACCCCTACAGACCAGGCCTGTGACCCTGAGCTAGCAGAACAttcccagctggcaggaggATGCTGCAAAAGCATGGCTGAGCTGCAAATCAGTGCTGTGGAGGGAGATGGACAGAAAGCTGCaagaaaataggaaagaaaaatggggtCGAGCTGAGACTTGCCAGAAGCACAGGCAGGGAAATGAGATCTGGTGCTAAAAACAAAACGTGTCTCCTCCTGTTTCCTGTTCACACCCCAGCAGGCTCCCGACGTGCTTCAGGACCTCCGTGGCCACTGTGGTGGctacaaacacaaaaatcttCCTCTAAGGTTTAGACTGCACCTGAACCCTTTCATTTAAAGCTCAGGAAGAGCCTCAGCTACACTGAATTCTTACAGCACTTCGTGCATTCACTGTGTGCAATGCTCCCTTCAGCTCCTGCCCGAGGCTGTccgtgcccagagcagctggaaatgccATTTTCAGGAGTGCCAAcctggctctctgcagctcagctgctctccaggctccAGAGCAGGGCACGGGCAcaccctgagctcccaggggtgcagagctgtgctggaggcacCACTCTCCCTGTCCATCAcctggcagagagcagcaccaCCAGGTTATTTCAAGCTCCACTGCGCAGCTGGAGATCTTCAAACTTTGTCATTTTGGGCTGACACGGTGCTAGCCTGGGaccaggagctgtgccataacagcagggagcagagggcagctCGAAATGAGAGTGAAGAGGCTTTTTCACATCTAATAGTTTTCTCtgatgaagacaggctgagagctggggaTGTTCGCCTGGACAAGTGGAGGCTCCAGGCAGACTTTgaagccccttccagtgcccaaggcctccagagctccaggagggtttgggcacctctcccagggatgcccagggtaggattgttggggtgtctgtgcagggccaggagctggacaggatgatccttgtgggcccCTTCCAACTATGGATATTCCGTGACTCTGTGAATTTTCAGCCCTTCAAAGACAGCCTTTGCTCCTCTAGAAGTGTCACTCCCTTTTCAGTGGGCCAGCAATCCCTCCCTGAGCATGaggtgtgtgaggagcagctgcacaagGGAGTCCAGAACCTTCCCCgtccccagctgcctgcagggacctgcGAGGCTCCTGGGGGCCCTTTCTCAGGAGGAAGGACGTGATTCCCCCTCTCACTCCAGGTACGGAGCTCTGCAAGAGTTGCAGGGACCTTCCCTCGGGGTGGCCCGGCTCTCCTTGAGCTCATCTCCGTACAACCAGCAGGTGACACCGGCTGCAGGTGACTGACACCGGCTGAAGATGAcaccagctgcaggtgacaccgGCTATAGGTGACCTCCCCGTGCCACCcgctccagcctgggcagggctgctcatCCTCCCCGTCCATCACCAACCACCCGGGGGTCCTTGCGGGCTCCTGCAGCGCTGCCTGCCCGGGGCTCCCGGTGCCTGCCGAggccggggcgggccgggaAGGCGCAGCCCCGGCGGTGCCTGCGCTCTGCAGTTGGATCGCTCCACCACGAGAGCCCACTGCTGCTCCGCGCTGGGCTCCGCCGCCGTCCCCGCCTGTCCCCGGCGCCGcccgaggggctgggggtgctgagccccCCAAACTCTCCCCACAGCGGGGCTGCGATCAGCCTTCCCCCGATGGTCCTGGGGGGCTCCgccgcccccagccctgcagggagccttGGGcgatgctgcagctgcctcccctCCATCCTCAGCGGGAGCTCTGGGTGCCTCCCTGTTTGGCACGGGTTTCGGGTGTTTCCCTCCGTTTCACAGAATTTTAGGGTGTTTCCCCCGGTTTTGCACAATTTAGGGTGTTTCCCTCGCTTTCACACGATTTTAGGGCGTTTCCCTGGGTTTTACACGGTTTTAGGCAACACTGCAGCATCAGAGCAGAGtctcccccaaaccctgctgtaCCCCCACTAAATTCTCCTTTGGGGGGATTATAGAGGTgcctcccctcctgcagggcAACACCTTAATTaggggggaaataaaagggGGTGCGGGCGATCCCTGGTGAGGACAGAGTTAATTATGGATGTAGCAGCTCCTGAAAGCTTCCCCAGGCAAAAACCTGGTTTTgagcaaagcagctcctgcctgctgggctccaggagctgccctgcacagagggGACAATAAGGAGAGTTATTGTTGCTCCATGCTCATAAAAGAATTATTATTAAGGAGGGGAAGAAAGTTGTAAGTGAAGTAAATTGGGCCAGGCTGGGTGTTTGAATAGACAGGAATAATGTTATGGTAATGTCATGCacggctctgctgctccaggaccCTGACGTGTTTTATAAAGCCCAGTGCtacaaaaagaaattctgtgagcagagagagggagagctggCCAAAGAGAAACGAGGAGAAGCTGTAAAAATGATGTTTTATTGTGTGGGAGAAAGCAATGAGTTGAGATCTAACCCTTGATGTCCTTCTGGAGGAGAAGGCTGGCAGCATATTGTCACTCGCTTGTATGATTTAATTTGCTATTCTAAGTCTTACAGTAATTTCTTTCCTGTGCTCCAAAAGCTTGTATCTAAATTTCTGTTTGCAAATGAAACACATGGAAGAGCTCCCCAAGGCTGGGACTTCAGGGCTGGATCTTCCCAGAGTGCAGGGGGCTGCTGAcaggacaggggcagggggcacccagcagcaccacctTCCACTGCCACTTTGATTTGATTTTCGTTTGACAACCCAAAACACCTGAACACCAGCCCGGGgtgggctccctgtgctgcacagggtAAGTGATGGATCTGGGCTGTGACATCAATCAGACCTTTACGAGTCCCCAGCGGCTGCAAATCAATAAGTGCCAGCAATAATTAcccattttgtctttctctttattaatatttagacgtttttaatcttttctctCTAAACATGACGTTTCCCTGCTGTGGGTGTCCTTCAGAGGGAGCTGTCAGGAAAGCTCCTGTTCCTCTAATTACAGGCTTTGTGCtggatggagctgctccctgagcaggaATGACACAGCCACCAAAGCTGGGGACGActctgctgcctcagcctgGGCAGGTGACAgtgcctgatgtccccaggagGAGGGTGCAGCCTCTCTGGGTGTCACAGTGCAGATCTTGTCATGGTCACAAGGGGTCATCTTGTGATGGTCTCCAGCTCTTGGTGGGGGTGACCACAACCCGCAGATGTCATTTAAAgagatcatggaatggttttggttggaaaggacctttaatcccatccagtgccaccccctgccatgggcagggacacctgccactgtcccaggctgctccaagccccaatgtccaacctggccttgggcactgccagggatccaggggcagccacagcttccctgggcaccctgtgccagggctccccaCCCTTACAGAGGATTTCTTAATTAGGAGAAGTCCCTAGAGGTGATTATCTCCTCAGGGGTGATGTTAGGAATGTAGACATTGCAAACAAAGCCCTCTTTTGACATGGAAAGGGGTGCAGGACTCCACGATTTTCAATGGAAATGACAGCCCTTATCTCCTCTTACACGGGTGTGAGAGAGCTGATAATGCCCTATCAGTCCTGGAAAACAAATGGGAACAAATTCGAAACAGAAAACAACCCTCCCGAAAAGTAatataaattatgttttttGTGGAGACAAAAAGTTTCCAGCAAGTCAGCTTTAAAGCAAAAGAAGGGCTGGAAATAAGTGAAGGAGGGATCCTGGAGCATCTGGCAGTTGGGAAtacctccagctcctggaggaaCAGGTAAAGCCCATCTCttgtccagctgtgcccacagggatCTGTGCCAGGGATCTGAGGGCAGACACAGACCTGGCTTTTCCAGCGTGGGAGGTGAAGCTGTATCCTGACTTCTGGGGCTGTCCAGCAGAATAAATCCTCAGAGAGATCTCAgaggctgctccctccccaggcactgcagacACCACAGGAGGAGAAACTGGGACTGCAGAGATCCcagtgcctccagcagcagagacccCAGGGCTGAACAGGGACCGTGCTctgacagccccaggagcctgCAGGACTCTGGTTTCACCTCTCCTGATCCCTCTGTGCCACCTCAACGAGGTTCTCCCCAGGGTGACAGAGCCACCTCAGCATCATCCCActgagggtgacagtgccaacCCCACCACTGCTCCCTCCTTGGGACAGCactcagggatggggacagagagaTGACCACAGTGAGGGTGCCCACAGTGAGGGTGACCACAGTGGGGGTGACCTCAGGTCTCCCCATCCCTTtgcacagagatgctgcaggctctgcccagAATCACTGTGAGCTTCCTCTCTGGTGCCAGCACCTCCAGATGTTCAGCCAGCTGTGATGTGCCATTATCACCTCTTGCctctgctgtgtcactgctctTCTCTCACCCACGTCCACTGGGGGCAGGACACGTGTCCCCTGTCACTGGCTCCACCCAACACGGAATCAGGAGCTGCAtcctctgccctcctctcccctgGCTGTTTGcccgaggggctgggggggctggcaggggcaggaccGTGTTCCAGCCCCCCCAGTGTGGGAAAAGGGGCTGTGGCATGAGgcaaagagcagctggaagctCCTCTGTGCCATATAAACAGTGTAATGAGGACACCGTGAGTGTGGAAATATCTTTAACTGGAAAACAAGTCCAGATGATGCAACTTCCAGCTACTGCCAGGGGAttgagcacagccccagagtTCCCCAGCTGGGGCAAGgacccaggcagctctgctggccacTCCCAGGCAGTGTGGGACAGGTAAAACCAGGGCAGGTAAAACCAGAAGAGATGCTAAAGCTGTCCCACACAGGCTgagccagccccagagcccaggctgggacccagctcctgcctggggacagtgacaccccTGAGCTGGACTTCTGGGGGCTGGAGATGGGTCTTGAACCTCCTGGCTGAGCATTCCTGGGGCCAGACACGGGTCTGGGGAGGTGCAGCCTCTGTGAGTGGGCAGCGGCGAGTCCTGGGGTACCCGAACATCCCACCCCAGCTTTTCCAGTGGGACATGTCCCTCGAGCCCTGCCAGGGTGGCCCTGGGCCGTGTCACAGGTAGGTGATCTCGATGACATTGGGCTCAGCACTCCCGAGGGGAAGgtggtggctgcaggagcagtggcagGTCTCTCCAGCCGAGCCCATCTTGCCGTGGGGATCCAGGCACCTCCAGTGGGTGAGGAGCACGCTGTCCATGTGCTGGGCCATGGGCTCGTGGTGCAGCGTGACCTGCACCGTGCGCAGCTGGGGGCCGTAGTGCACCAGCAGCACGATGAACACGGCCAGCAGCACGAAGAGCACCACGATCACCGAGATCACCGGCAGCGCGTCCGCTTTCTTGGTCACGCTCCTGACGATGGACATGGGGGTGAAGGCGGCCCCGTCCTGGGGCTCGGGCTGTCTCAGCTGGCTGCCGGCCACCGAGGCGTTCATGGCTCAGCGGGGTGACCTGCCACGGGGACAGGGCGGTGACCACCGAGCCGAGCCCGTCCCTgtcctcatctcctgccctcgAGCCCGCAGCTCCTGCTGCACGTGCAGCTGCCAGGGAATGGGACGATCCCGTGAGTGTCCCCTCCCTCGGGCTCGCAGCACAGGGGAAGTTTTGGTGAAGTCTGGGGCTCGCAGGATGAGGCaatccctgcatccccctgtCCTGGGCGCCCTTGGACACCACACCTGGCTCTTGTGGGGAGCCCTCTGCCCGCCCCTCTccgcccccagccccacggTGCTGATCCGGGACCAAACCCCACGGGGACCTCCCAAGGggacccaacccaacccaactcaGTCGCCCCCTGCCAGAGACAAGATCCCCTGGAGCCAGCAcggctgggagcagggggcaatggggaaggaaggaaggaaagaaggaaggagagccctgccagccccccgGGGTACCTGGGCgtccctgctgcctggggatCATCATCTCCGGCGGCGGGGCTGGGAAGCTGCCGGCGGGGCGGACAGGACGAGCTGCGGGCTGGTTCTCGGGGAAGGTGCAGCCGGACTCACCTCGGAAGTTGCCACGTcacggcccggccccgccgccgccgggacTCCCCGGGGCACTCGGGGAGCGCCCGCTCATCCcgcgggcagcgctgccccggccccgccgctgccaCATCAGCGCTGCGACCCTCCTGTCCCCGCGGCGGGACAAGGGCCCTTTGTCTGGGGAGAAGCaccctcccttcccccttcGGCTGCAGGAAacctccctgctgccaccgGCGGGGCGTGAAAATTGAATGAGGTGAAGGAATGGGTGTAAAAAATCCCCTTGGGCATGTGAGCTGTTTGCACAGCCCGGCACACCCACGCTGTGCTCCGGGCTGGAagggccctgtccccagggatggcacagcccCGGGGATGATGGTCCCTGCCAGGGGTCCCACTGCTGCAGAATTTGCCCATTTGCCAGCACGGCTCTGGGGTGAGTCCATGGGGAGCTCTGGATGCTTTGGGCCTCCAGTTCAATTGTTGAACTCGATgatttttcaggcttttccaacctaaaggattgtgtgagctgctgggggtcacaggcaggagccagggccAGGTCAGGGCTGGCACATCCCTCCCCTCACACGTGTCCCCACCCTGCACACAGGTACATCCCCTGGCTCAGGGGTGCTGTGTCACAgcctctgccccagcagtgaCCTTGAGCacatcacagagcagaaaaTATGGATCCCTCGGAGTTTCAGCCATTACAAAACGTATCTTCCCATCCttccaccccaaaacaccaCTGCTCTTACCTGCAGGCTCTCAGCAGACAGGCTGGGGTGAATATTTGGGTTCTGTCCTTCCTGCACGTGGAGAGGACACGGTGGGAAATGCCTTTTCCCATCCAGCCGAGCATCCAGAAGAGATTCAACTGCGTGTGAGCTTCTGGGTATTTGCACTCATTTCAGGATTCAGTAAAACCTTAATCTACAGCATAATCTCTGAGCATCAC
This genomic interval carries:
- the SMIM33 gene encoding small integral membrane protein 33, whose amino-acid sequence is MNASVAGSQLRQPEPQDGAAFTPMSIVRSVTKKADALPVISVIVVLFVLLAVFIVLLVHYGPQLRTVQVTLHHEPMAQHMDSVLLTHWRCLDPHGKMGSAGETCHCSCSHHLPLGSAEPNVIEITYL